From the Neoarius graeffei isolate fNeoGra1 chromosome 1, fNeoGra1.pri, whole genome shotgun sequence genome, one window contains:
- the rgs5b gene encoding regulator of G-protein signaling 5b, translated as MCQGLESLPVTCLERVKELKARLGSFLLKQDLNLLGLSNKTDKLRTEDTLKWSASLQNLLSHKDGLCAFRAFLLSEHSEENIAFYLACEDYKNTKTSSKLCSKAKKIYEEFVDSDAPREVNLDHETKNITKNNMEQPTVSCFDLAQRKIYTLMEKDCYPRFLKSALYMELSRQAKP; from the exons ATGTGCCAAGGATTGGAATCACTGCCAGTTACCTGTCTGGAGAG AGTCAAAGAGCTGAAGGCACGCTTGGGAAGTTTCCTCCTGAAGCAGGACCTCAATCTCCTGGGCCTGTCCAACAAAACCGATAAGCTGAGGACCGAGGACACGCTCAAGTGGAGCGCGTCCCTTCAGAATCTCCTATCTCACAAAG ATGGGTTGTGCGCCTTCCGAGCGTTCTTGCTGTCTGAGCACAGTGAGGAAAACATCGCATTCTACCTCGCCTGTGAGGACTACAAGAACACCAAGACGTCCTCCAAGCTGTGCTCCAAAGCCAAGAAAATCTACGAGGAGTTTGTTGATTCCGATGCGCCAAGAGAG GTGAATCTTGatcatgagacaaaaaatataacAAAGAACAACATGGAGCAGCCAACTGTGTCGTGCTTCGATCTGGCCCAGAGGAAGATCTACACTCTTATGGAGAAAGACTGCTACCCTCGCTTTCTCAAATCTGCGCTCTACATGGAGCTCAGCAGACAAGCGAAGCCCTGA